The following proteins are encoded in a genomic region of Xanthomonas citri pv. mangiferaeindicae:
- a CDS encoding septum site-determining protein MinD has product MAEIIVVTSGKGGVGKTTTSASIASGLARQGKRTAVVDFDVGLRNLDLIMGCERRVVYDLVNVVQGEASLKQALIKDKRFDNLYVLAASQTRDKDALTKEGVERVLKELADDGFDFVICDSPAGIEKGAFLAMYFADRAIVVVNPEVSSVRDSDRVIGLLQSKTRRAESGERVQEHLLLTRYSPVRVESGEMLSIADVEEVLGLKTIGVIPESGDVLNASNKGEPVILDAQSIAGQAYDDAVARLLGQERPLRFTTTEKKGFFSKLFGG; this is encoded by the coding sequence TTGGCTGAAATCATCGTAGTCACATCGGGCAAGGGCGGGGTCGGCAAGACCACCACCAGCGCCAGCATCGCCAGCGGGCTGGCCCGGCAGGGCAAGCGCACCGCGGTCGTCGACTTCGACGTCGGCCTGCGCAACCTCGACCTGATCATGGGCTGCGAGCGCCGCGTGGTGTACGACCTGGTCAACGTCGTCCAGGGCGAGGCCTCGCTCAAGCAGGCGCTGATCAAGGACAAGCGTTTCGACAACCTCTATGTGCTCGCCGCCTCGCAGACCCGCGACAAGGACGCGCTGACCAAGGAGGGCGTGGAGCGGGTGCTCAAGGAACTCGCCGACGACGGCTTCGACTTCGTGATCTGCGACTCGCCGGCCGGTATCGAGAAAGGCGCGTTTCTAGCGATGTACTTCGCCGACCGCGCGATCGTGGTGGTCAATCCCGAGGTCTCCTCGGTGCGCGACTCCGACCGCGTCATCGGCCTGCTGCAGTCCAAGACCCGCCGCGCCGAGTCGGGCGAGCGCGTGCAGGAACACCTGCTGCTGACCCGTTACAGCCCGGTCCGCGTGGAAAGCGGCGAGATGCTGTCGATCGCCGACGTCGAAGAGGTGCTGGGGCTCAAGACCATCGGCGTGATCCCCGAATCGGGCGACGTGCTCAATGCGTCCAACAAGGGTGAGCCGGTGATCCTCGACGCCCAGTCGATCGCCGGCCAGGCCTACGACGATGCGGTCGCGCGACTGCTCGGCCAGGAGCGTCCGCTGCGCTTCACCACCACGGAGAAGAAGGGCTTCTTCAGCAAGCTGTTCGGAGGTTGA
- a CDS encoding cell division topological specificity factor MinE: MALFDFLKPKKNTATIAKDRLRIIVAQERTSRNAPDYLPLLQRELLEVIRKYVSIDVDAVKVDLVKDGDNDVLDISVALPDERITPA, from the coding sequence ATGGCCCTGTTCGATTTCCTCAAGCCCAAGAAGAACACCGCGACGATTGCCAAGGACCGCTTGCGCATCATCGTGGCCCAGGAGCGGACCAGCCGCAACGCCCCCGACTATCTGCCGCTGCTGCAGCGCGAATTGCTCGAAGTGATCCGCAAGTACGTCAGCATCGATGTCGATGCGGTCAAGGTGGACCTGGTCAAGGACGGCGACAACGACGTGCTCGACATCTCGGTCGCCCTGCCCGACGAGCGCATCACCCCGGCCTGA
- a CDS encoding peptidase M20: MTHRHALLALAVAASLTLAGCNRSASPDATTPAASTAPEGETADQFIARVNDEMRTLMPELTASQWLSATYINDDSQLLAAKYNERYLAQLNSWIEQSRKFEGQQMSPETARAINLLKLGASMPPPRNPQHLAELTKIASKMEGTYGAGQYCTGEGEARSCRQLGQLEDVLRSSRDYDAQLDAWQGWHTIAQPMRGDYTRFVELVNEGARDLGFADAGEAWRSGYDMPPAELAAETDRLWGQVKPLYEQLHCYARGRLEARYPGRGTVEGGLLPAHLMGNMWQQDWSNLWDVLQPYPNAGDLDITGALEKNYQVLLNERMVKENALIDSDRRADIAHAAQTDNAKRMNERAQDFYVSLGMPKLPDSYWAKTQFIKPRDRDVVCHASAWDMGGKIDGQPDVRTKMCTKPNEEDFTTIYHELGHVYYYLAYNGRPPLFQSGAHDGFHEAIGDTIVLAMTPKYLQSIGLVGEQQQSQESLVNSQMRMALAKVSFLPFGLMIDRWRWGVFDGSITPDNYNAAWWSLKAQYQGVAPATPRGEAFFDAGAKYHVPGNTPYTRYFLSHVLQFQFYKALCDASGHTGPLYECSFYGNKAAGEKFWAMLEKGNSQPWQQTLKELTGGETMDAAPVLEYFAPLQTWLQQQNEGRNCGWSAPAAAQSPAPAATPVRG; this comes from the coding sequence GTGACCCATCGCCACGCCCTGCTCGCCCTCGCGGTCGCCGCGAGCCTGACGCTCGCCGGCTGCAACCGCTCGGCCTCGCCCGATGCCACGACGCCGGCCGCATCCACGGCGCCCGAGGGCGAGACGGCCGACCAGTTCATCGCGCGCGTGAACGACGAGATGCGCACACTGATGCCCGAACTGACCGCCTCGCAGTGGCTGTCGGCGACCTATATCAACGACGACAGCCAGTTGCTGGCGGCCAAGTACAACGAGCGCTACCTCGCCCAGCTCAACAGCTGGATCGAACAATCGCGCAAGTTCGAAGGCCAGCAGATGTCGCCCGAGACCGCCCGCGCCATCAACCTGCTCAAGCTTGGCGCTTCGATGCCGCCGCCGCGCAATCCCCAACACCTGGCCGAACTGACCAAGATCGCCTCGAAGATGGAAGGCACCTACGGCGCCGGCCAGTACTGCACCGGCGAAGGCGAGGCGCGCAGCTGCCGCCAGCTCGGTCAGCTCGAGGACGTGCTGCGCAGCAGCCGCGACTACGACGCGCAGCTCGACGCCTGGCAGGGCTGGCACACGATCGCCCAGCCGATGCGCGGCGATTACACGCGCTTCGTCGAGCTGGTCAACGAAGGCGCGCGCGACCTGGGCTTTGCCGATGCCGGCGAGGCCTGGCGCTCGGGCTACGACATGCCGCCGGCCGAACTGGCCGCCGAGACCGATCGCCTGTGGGGCCAGGTCAAGCCGCTGTACGAACAGCTGCACTGCTACGCGCGCGGGCGGCTGGAAGCGCGCTATCCCGGTCGCGGCACGGTCGAGGGCGGGCTGCTGCCCGCCCACCTGATGGGCAACATGTGGCAGCAGGACTGGAGCAACCTGTGGGACGTGCTGCAGCCCTACCCCAACGCCGGCGACCTCGACATCACCGGCGCGTTGGAGAAGAACTACCAGGTGCTGCTCAACGAGCGGATGGTCAAGGAGAACGCGCTGATCGATTCCGACCGTCGCGCCGACATCGCCCACGCCGCGCAGACCGACAACGCCAAACGCATGAACGAGCGCGCGCAGGACTTCTACGTCTCGCTCGGCATGCCCAAGCTGCCCGACAGCTACTGGGCCAAGACGCAGTTCATCAAACCGCGCGACCGCGACGTGGTCTGCCACGCCAGCGCCTGGGACATGGGCGGCAAGATCGACGGCCAGCCGGACGTGCGCACCAAGATGTGCACCAAGCCGAACGAGGAAGACTTCACGACGATCTACCACGAGCTCGGCCACGTCTATTACTACCTCGCCTACAACGGCCGACCGCCGCTGTTCCAGAGCGGCGCGCACGACGGCTTCCACGAAGCGATCGGCGACACGATCGTGCTGGCGATGACGCCCAAGTATCTGCAGTCGATCGGCCTGGTCGGCGAGCAGCAGCAGTCGCAGGAATCGCTGGTCAATTCGCAGATGCGCATGGCGCTGGCGAAGGTGTCGTTCCTGCCGTTCGGGCTGATGATCGACCGCTGGCGCTGGGGCGTGTTCGACGGTTCGATCACGCCGGACAACTACAACGCCGCATGGTGGTCGCTCAAGGCGCAGTACCAGGGCGTGGCACCGGCGACGCCGCGCGGCGAGGCGTTCTTCGATGCCGGCGCCAAGTACCACGTGCCGGGCAACACGCCCTACACGCGCTACTTCCTCTCGCACGTGCTGCAGTTCCAGTTCTACAAGGCGCTGTGCGATGCGTCGGGTCACACCGGTCCGCTGTACGAGTGCAGTTTCTACGGCAACAAGGCGGCCGGCGAGAAGTTCTGGGCGATGCTCGAGAAGGGCAACAGCCAGCCCTGGCAGCAGACGCTCAAGGAACTGACCGGCGGCGAGACGATGGACGCTGCACCGGTGCTCGAGTATTTCGCTCCGTTGCAGACTTGGCTCCAGCAGCAGAACGAAGGCCGCAACTGCGGCTGGAGCGCACCAGCCGCCGCGCAGTCGCCAGCGCCGGCCGCGACGCCTGTACGGGGCTAA